In the genome of Lacerta agilis isolate rLacAgi1 chromosome 2, rLacAgi1.pri, whole genome shotgun sequence, one region contains:
- the LOC117041037 gene encoding general transcription factor IIH subunit 5-like — protein MVNVLKGILIECDPAMKQFLLYLDESNALGKKFIIQDLDETHVFVLAEMVYFLQEKVGELMDQNSFDITQK, from the coding sequence ATGGTGAATGTTTTGAAAGGAATACTTATAGAATGTGACCCAGCCATGAAGCAGTTTCTGCTGTACTTGGATGAATCAAATGCCCTGGGAAAGAAGTTCATCATACAAGACTTGGATGAAACACATGTCTTTGTGTTGGCTGAGATGGTTTACTTCCTGCAGGAGAAAGTGGGAGAGTTAATGGACCAGAATTCTTTTGACATTACACAAAAATAG
- the TSEN54 gene encoding tRNA-splicing endonuclease subunit Sen54 isoform X2, with the protein MDAELRLAEGRRLLRGSLVAAEWKPQEGIVELKTPAGKFWHTMGFAEHGKQCLHPEEALYLLECGSIQLFYRGLPMSVQEAYESLLSQKTMSLLKYQVFSHLKRLGYIVLRFRPSTVPTPYERQLNLDSHCQGTERSRSKRRRSSSPRLSQDKKPKASEKSQECRESPQKTRRYHESSRHPTSDDSSKESTKASDPKTAVVEPAPSCSVPRESPARAQDDKERSGKTFRGDCSDVGPSRWDYTTIAFPNMGADCPQTLLAEPDKRLLPENVTAREVDATRWRRKLNQKHERLTHKEREQLKWESRYKSSVNKDREVRRCSTWQEYKALLKERRQWEERNRPAHLWEQAVTPLVKPDQELSTASVLQQISVFQPSHILDEAPLLQNDTRDMKIDFDVYQADVASSFKKNDPGKPYARMCVRRFDEPIPSLRAVKQLACQSGDVTVVFALVDNGDIAFYSFKEFKLPVDIHP; encoded by the exons ATGGACGCTGAGCTACGTCTTGCTGAGGGTCGCCGTTTGCTCAG GGGAAGTCTGGTGGCAGCTGAGTGGAAGCCCCAGGAAGGTATTGTCGAGCTGAAAACCCCTGCT GGAAAATTCTGGCATACCATGGGGTTTGCAGAGCACGGAAAGCAATGCTTGCATCCAGAAGAAGCCCTGTATCTCCTGGAATGT GGATCTATTCAGCTGTTCTACAGAGGCCTGCCTATGTCAGTTCAGGAGGCCTATGAGAGTCTGCTATCCCAGAAGACAATGAGCCTGCTGAAGTACCAG GTATTCAGCCACTTGAAAAGACTGGGTTACATCGTTCTGAGATTCCGTCCCAG CACTGTTCCAACACCATATGAGAGGCAGCTGAATCTGGATAGCCACTGCCAGGGCACAGAGAGAAGCCGCAGCAAGAGGCGGAGGAGCTCCAGCCCTCG GTTGTCACAAGACAAGAAACCCAAAGCGTCAGAGAAGTCTCAGGAGTGCAGGGAGTCGCCCCAAAAGACCAGGAGGTACCACGAGAGTTCCAGGCACCCAACGTCCGATGATTCATCCAAGGAAAGCACGAAGGCTTCAGATCCTAAAACTGCAGTTGTGGAGCCAGCCCCATCTTGTAGCGTCCCAAGAGAATCTCCAGCTCGTGCTCAAGATGACAAGGAGAGGTCTGGCAAGACCTTTCGTGGGGACTGCAGCGACGTCGGCCCTTCCCGCTGGGATTACACCACGATTGCTTTCCCCAACATGGGCGCCGATTGCCCGCAGACCCTCCTGGCGGAGCCTGATAAGAGGCTCCTTCCAGAGAATGTAACGGCCCGGGAGGTTGATGCGACCCGTTGGCGCAGGAAGCTCAACCAGAAGCACGAGAGGTTGACCCACAAGGAGCGGGAGCAGCTGAAGTGGGAGAGCAGGTACAAAAGCAGCGTCAACAAGGATAGAGAAGTCCGGCGCTGCTCCACGTGGCAAGAGTATAAGGCGCTTCTGAAAGAGAGGAGGCAGTGGGAGGAACGGAACCGCCCTGCACACCTCTGGGAGCAGGCAGTCACCCCGCTTGTGAAGCCAGACCAAGAACTTTCAACAG CAAGTGTGCTCCAACAGATCAGTGTGTTCCAGCCCTCCCATATCCTGGATGAGGCACCTCT ACTGCAGAATGATACCAGGGATATGAAGATTGATTTTGATGTGTATCAAGCAGATGTGGCTTCCAGCTTCAAGAAGAATGACCCTGGGAAGCCCTACGCCCGGATGTGTGTTCGGAG gTTTGATGAGCCGATCCCTTCCCTGAGGGCAGTGAAGCAGCTTGCTTGCCAAAGTGGAGATGTCACAGTGGTCTTTGCACTAGTAGACAATGGAGACATCGCTTTCTACTCTTTCAAGGAATTCAAGCTGCCTGTGGACATTCATCCCTGA
- the TSEN54 gene encoding tRNA-splicing endonuclease subunit Sen54 isoform X1, with translation MDAELRLAEGRRLLSPAELLSARTRDHKVPQRSHGQKDFLPDGSQEQEERLRQCREEHWQLLEEERVERLGSLVAAEWKPQEGIVELKTPAGKFWHTMGFAEHGKQCLHPEEALYLLECGSIQLFYRGLPMSVQEAYESLLSQKTMSLLKYQVFSHLKRLGYIVLRFRPSTVPTPYERQLNLDSHCQGTERSRSKRRRSSSPRLSQDKKPKASEKSQECRESPQKTRRYHESSRHPTSDDSSKESTKASDPKTAVVEPAPSCSVPRESPARAQDDKERSGKTFRGDCSDVGPSRWDYTTIAFPNMGADCPQTLLAEPDKRLLPENVTAREVDATRWRRKLNQKHERLTHKEREQLKWESRYKSSVNKDREVRRCSTWQEYKALLKERRQWEERNRPAHLWEQAVTPLVKPDQELSTASVLQQISVFQPSHILDEAPLLQNDTRDMKIDFDVYQADVASSFKKNDPGKPYARMCVRRFDEPIPSLRAVKQLACQSGDVTVVFALVDNGDIAFYSFKEFKLPVDIHP, from the exons ATGGACGCTGAGCTACGTCTTGCTGAGGGTCGCCGTTTGCTCAG CCCAGCAGAGCTGCTGTCTGCTCGCACACGTGATCACAAGGTCCCTCAGCGCTCGCATGGCCAGAAGGATTTCCTCCCCGATGGATCTCAAGAGCAAGAGGAGAGGCTGCGCCAGTGCCGGGAAGAACACTGGCAGCTTTTGGAGGAAGAACGTGTGGAGCGGTT GGGAAGTCTGGTGGCAGCTGAGTGGAAGCCCCAGGAAGGTATTGTCGAGCTGAAAACCCCTGCT GGAAAATTCTGGCATACCATGGGGTTTGCAGAGCACGGAAAGCAATGCTTGCATCCAGAAGAAGCCCTGTATCTCCTGGAATGT GGATCTATTCAGCTGTTCTACAGAGGCCTGCCTATGTCAGTTCAGGAGGCCTATGAGAGTCTGCTATCCCAGAAGACAATGAGCCTGCTGAAGTACCAG GTATTCAGCCACTTGAAAAGACTGGGTTACATCGTTCTGAGATTCCGTCCCAG CACTGTTCCAACACCATATGAGAGGCAGCTGAATCTGGATAGCCACTGCCAGGGCACAGAGAGAAGCCGCAGCAAGAGGCGGAGGAGCTCCAGCCCTCG GTTGTCACAAGACAAGAAACCCAAAGCGTCAGAGAAGTCTCAGGAGTGCAGGGAGTCGCCCCAAAAGACCAGGAGGTACCACGAGAGTTCCAGGCACCCAACGTCCGATGATTCATCCAAGGAAAGCACGAAGGCTTCAGATCCTAAAACTGCAGTTGTGGAGCCAGCCCCATCTTGTAGCGTCCCAAGAGAATCTCCAGCTCGTGCTCAAGATGACAAGGAGAGGTCTGGCAAGACCTTTCGTGGGGACTGCAGCGACGTCGGCCCTTCCCGCTGGGATTACACCACGATTGCTTTCCCCAACATGGGCGCCGATTGCCCGCAGACCCTCCTGGCGGAGCCTGATAAGAGGCTCCTTCCAGAGAATGTAACGGCCCGGGAGGTTGATGCGACCCGTTGGCGCAGGAAGCTCAACCAGAAGCACGAGAGGTTGACCCACAAGGAGCGGGAGCAGCTGAAGTGGGAGAGCAGGTACAAAAGCAGCGTCAACAAGGATAGAGAAGTCCGGCGCTGCTCCACGTGGCAAGAGTATAAGGCGCTTCTGAAAGAGAGGAGGCAGTGGGAGGAACGGAACCGCCCTGCACACCTCTGGGAGCAGGCAGTCACCCCGCTTGTGAAGCCAGACCAAGAACTTTCAACAG CAAGTGTGCTCCAACAGATCAGTGTGTTCCAGCCCTCCCATATCCTGGATGAGGCACCTCT ACTGCAGAATGATACCAGGGATATGAAGATTGATTTTGATGTGTATCAAGCAGATGTGGCTTCCAGCTTCAAGAAGAATGACCCTGGGAAGCCCTACGCCCGGATGTGTGTTCGGAG gTTTGATGAGCCGATCCCTTCCCTGAGGGCAGTGAAGCAGCTTGCTTGCCAAAGTGGAGATGTCACAGTGGTCTTTGCACTAGTAGACAATGGAGACATCGCTTTCTACTCTTTCAAGGAATTCAAGCTGCCTGTGGACATTCATCCCTGA
- the TSEN54 gene encoding tRNA-splicing endonuclease subunit Sen54 isoform X3, with translation MDAELRLAEGRRLLSPAELLSARTRDHKVPQRSHGQKDFLPDGSQEQEERLRQCREEHWQLLEEERVERLGSLVAAEWKPQEGIVELKTPAGKFWHTMGFAEHGKQCLHPEEALYLLECGSIQLFYRGLPMSVQEAYESLLSQKTMSLLKYQVFSHLKRLGYIVLRFRPSTVPTPYERQLNLDSHCQGTERSRSKRRRSSSPRLSQDKKPKASEKSQECRESPQKTRRYHESSRHPTSDDSSKESTKASDPKTAVVEPAPSCSVPRESPARAQDDKERSGKTFRGDCSDVGPSRWDYTTIAFPNMGADCPQTLLAEPDKRLLPENVTAREVDATRWRRKLNQKHERLTHKEREQLKWESRYKSSVNKDREVRRCSTWQEYKALLKERRQWEERNRPAHLWEQAVTPLVKPDQELSTASVLQQISVFQPSHILDEAPLRPFKLCTDN, from the exons ATGGACGCTGAGCTACGTCTTGCTGAGGGTCGCCGTTTGCTCAG CCCAGCAGAGCTGCTGTCTGCTCGCACACGTGATCACAAGGTCCCTCAGCGCTCGCATGGCCAGAAGGATTTCCTCCCCGATGGATCTCAAGAGCAAGAGGAGAGGCTGCGCCAGTGCCGGGAAGAACACTGGCAGCTTTTGGAGGAAGAACGTGTGGAGCGGTT GGGAAGTCTGGTGGCAGCTGAGTGGAAGCCCCAGGAAGGTATTGTCGAGCTGAAAACCCCTGCT GGAAAATTCTGGCATACCATGGGGTTTGCAGAGCACGGAAAGCAATGCTTGCATCCAGAAGAAGCCCTGTATCTCCTGGAATGT GGATCTATTCAGCTGTTCTACAGAGGCCTGCCTATGTCAGTTCAGGAGGCCTATGAGAGTCTGCTATCCCAGAAGACAATGAGCCTGCTGAAGTACCAG GTATTCAGCCACTTGAAAAGACTGGGTTACATCGTTCTGAGATTCCGTCCCAG CACTGTTCCAACACCATATGAGAGGCAGCTGAATCTGGATAGCCACTGCCAGGGCACAGAGAGAAGCCGCAGCAAGAGGCGGAGGAGCTCCAGCCCTCG GTTGTCACAAGACAAGAAACCCAAAGCGTCAGAGAAGTCTCAGGAGTGCAGGGAGTCGCCCCAAAAGACCAGGAGGTACCACGAGAGTTCCAGGCACCCAACGTCCGATGATTCATCCAAGGAAAGCACGAAGGCTTCAGATCCTAAAACTGCAGTTGTGGAGCCAGCCCCATCTTGTAGCGTCCCAAGAGAATCTCCAGCTCGTGCTCAAGATGACAAGGAGAGGTCTGGCAAGACCTTTCGTGGGGACTGCAGCGACGTCGGCCCTTCCCGCTGGGATTACACCACGATTGCTTTCCCCAACATGGGCGCCGATTGCCCGCAGACCCTCCTGGCGGAGCCTGATAAGAGGCTCCTTCCAGAGAATGTAACGGCCCGGGAGGTTGATGCGACCCGTTGGCGCAGGAAGCTCAACCAGAAGCACGAGAGGTTGACCCACAAGGAGCGGGAGCAGCTGAAGTGGGAGAGCAGGTACAAAAGCAGCGTCAACAAGGATAGAGAAGTCCGGCGCTGCTCCACGTGGCAAGAGTATAAGGCGCTTCTGAAAGAGAGGAGGCAGTGGGAGGAACGGAACCGCCCTGCACACCTCTGGGAGCAGGCAGTCACCCCGCTTGTGAAGCCAGACCAAGAACTTTCAACAG CAAGTGTGCTCCAACAGATCAGTGTGTTCCAGCCCTCCCATATCCTGGATGAGGCACCTCT GAGACCTTTCAAGCTTTGTACTGATAACTAA